A window from Micromonospora terminaliae encodes these proteins:
- a CDS encoding ATP-dependent helicase, with protein sequence MQAYRLVRRAGDVGTGVSRDAGAEQGGGRSGGPAETEPRSGGSAGDAAHPSPRRPDPVQAEVVAHTDGPMLVVGGPGTGKTATLVEAVAARVAEGVDPEHVLVLTFGRRGATELRHRIEARIAGDGHRVVREPLVRTFPAYAFGLLRRAAAERGEPSPRLLTGPEQDLIIRELLDIVGEEPEDDPVGWPEDLRPALRTRAFAQQLRDLLMRAAERGVGPVELARLGEKLGRADWPAAARFLREYVAVLALRDVSNRGSIAYDPAELVRAATGMLLDDPELLAAERRRLAHVYVDELADTDPAQLDLLAVVAGGGKPLVAFADPDSSTYAFRGADPAGVATFPHRFRTASGAPAAQVTLTTSYRAGPELLAATARLARRLRGPAAHRRLRPLPDAPPATVDVRTFRSATSESAWLAHALREAHLLDGVPWSRMAVLVRSTGRQLPSLRRALHTAGVPTVVHGEDLPLHLQPGVAPLLLLLRCALEPDRLDEESAVALLHSPLGGADPLAERRLRQGLRALALAAGDRRPSGELIVEALRDPAGLATVERRWAAPAQAVAHLLETARQAAATPGATAEDVLWAVWRESGLAERWAGAITRGRAATGEHETAQRWRAEAADRDLDAVLVLFDAAARFTDRLPGARTEVFLDHVLGQELPADTLAASADRGEAVRLLTAHAAKGLEWDLVAIAGVQEGVWPDLRLRGSLLGSERLVDVLAGRADGAGLRASLVGQTSALLDEERRLFHVAVSRARRRLLVTAVASAAVGGDDHEEQPSRFLHELAATDPPAVGGGGTVPPAPDRGPRPSNPADGGTTGGDEDPQDGAPGVLPVTLPPRGLTLSALVAELRTAVTDPAAPVTRRRAAAAELARLAAAGVPGAHPDDWWGLRGLSDDRPLVDEGEPVRVTPSAMESALRCSLRWLLERHGGSAPASAAQGVGNLVHAAAMLAEDASVDRTALLEYVAARFDAIELAARWMVGPERARAEAMVDKLLRWLAGNPRRLLAIEHEFAVRLDDPRRPVELTGRVDRLEVDAEGRLVVIDLKTGKSTAVTEREVAEHPQLGAYQAAVEAGAFAEFGEESGGAALVQLGTGAKEAKEQAQAAAGEGPEAGWATALVRRTADTMAAATFAAVANSKCRVCPVRTSCPVSGQGRQVVEPPTEHP encoded by the coding sequence ATGCAGGCGTATCGGCTGGTGCGCCGGGCCGGTGACGTGGGGACGGGGGTCTCCCGCGACGCCGGGGCGGAGCAGGGGGGTGGTCGGTCCGGCGGGCCGGCCGAGACGGAGCCGCGATCCGGGGGGTCCGCGGGCGATGCCGCGCACCCGTCGCCGCGCCGCCCGGACCCGGTGCAGGCCGAGGTCGTCGCGCACACCGACGGGCCGATGCTGGTCGTCGGCGGGCCGGGCACCGGCAAGACCGCCACCCTGGTCGAGGCGGTCGCCGCCCGGGTGGCCGAGGGCGTCGACCCGGAACACGTCCTGGTGCTCACCTTCGGCCGGCGGGGCGCCACCGAGCTGCGCCACCGGATCGAGGCGCGGATCGCGGGCGACGGTCACCGGGTCGTCCGCGAGCCGCTGGTGCGCACCTTCCCGGCGTACGCCTTCGGGCTGCTCCGCCGGGCCGCCGCCGAACGCGGCGAACCCTCGCCCCGGCTGCTCACCGGCCCCGAGCAGGACCTCATCATCCGCGAGCTGCTCGACATCGTGGGCGAGGAGCCGGAGGACGACCCGGTCGGCTGGCCGGAGGACCTGCGCCCCGCCCTGCGCACCCGTGCCTTCGCCCAGCAGCTCCGCGACCTGCTCATGCGCGCCGCCGAGCGGGGCGTCGGCCCCGTCGAGCTGGCCCGGCTGGGCGAGAAGCTGGGGCGCGCCGACTGGCCGGCCGCCGCCCGCTTCCTCCGCGAGTACGTGGCCGTCCTCGCCCTGCGCGACGTGAGCAACCGGGGCTCGATCGCGTACGACCCCGCCGAGCTGGTCCGGGCCGCCACCGGCATGCTGCTCGACGACCCGGAGCTGCTGGCCGCCGAGCGCCGCCGGCTCGCCCACGTCTACGTCGACGAGCTGGCCGACACCGACCCCGCCCAGCTCGACCTGCTCGCCGTCGTGGCCGGCGGCGGCAAGCCCCTGGTCGCCTTCGCCGACCCGGACTCCTCCACGTACGCGTTCCGCGGCGCCGACCCGGCCGGCGTGGCCACCTTCCCGCACCGCTTCCGCACCGCCTCGGGTGCGCCGGCCGCCCAGGTCACGCTGACCACCTCGTACCGGGCCGGGCCGGAGCTGCTGGCGGCCACCGCCCGGCTGGCCCGCCGGCTGCGCGGCCCGGCGGCGCACCGGCGGCTGCGGCCCCTGCCCGACGCCCCGCCGGCCACCGTGGACGTCCGCACCTTCCGCTCGGCCACCAGCGAGTCGGCGTGGCTCGCCCACGCGCTGCGCGAGGCGCACCTGCTCGACGGGGTGCCCTGGTCGCGGATGGCGGTGCTGGTCCGCTCCACCGGCCGGCAACTGCCCTCGCTGCGGCGGGCCCTGCACACCGCCGGGGTGCCGACCGTGGTGCACGGCGAGGACCTGCCGCTGCACCTCCAGCCCGGCGTGGCCCCGCTCCTGCTGCTGCTCCGCTGCGCGCTCGAGCCCGACCGGCTCGACGAGGAGTCGGCCGTCGCCCTGCTGCACTCGCCGCTGGGTGGCGCGGACCCGCTCGCCGAGCGGCGGCTGCGCCAAGGACTGCGCGCGCTCGCGCTGGCCGCCGGTGACCGCCGCCCGTCCGGCGAGCTGATCGTCGAGGCGCTGCGCGACCCGGCCGGGCTGGCCACCGTCGAGCGGCGCTGGGCGGCGCCGGCGCAGGCCGTGGCGCACCTGCTGGAGACCGCCCGGCAGGCCGCCGCCACGCCGGGCGCGACCGCCGAGGACGTGCTCTGGGCCGTGTGGCGGGAGAGCGGGCTCGCCGAGCGCTGGGCCGGGGCGATCACCCGCGGCCGGGCCGCCACCGGCGAGCACGAGACGGCGCAGCGCTGGCGGGCCGAGGCGGCCGACCGTGACCTCGACGCGGTCCTGGTGCTCTTCGACGCGGCCGCCCGGTTCACCGACCGGCTGCCCGGCGCGCGCACCGAGGTCTTCCTCGACCACGTGCTCGGTCAGGAGCTGCCGGCCGACACCCTCGCTGCCAGCGCCGACCGGGGCGAGGCCGTGCGCCTGCTCACCGCGCACGCGGCCAAGGGCCTGGAATGGGACCTGGTCGCGATCGCCGGTGTGCAGGAGGGCGTCTGGCCCGACCTGCGGCTGCGCGGCAGCCTGCTCGGCTCGGAACGGCTCGTCGACGTGCTCGCCGGCCGGGCCGACGGCGCCGGGCTGCGGGCCAGCCTGGTCGGGCAGACCTCGGCGCTGCTGGACGAGGAGCGCCGGCTGTTCCACGTCGCCGTCAGCCGCGCCCGGCGGCGGCTGCTCGTCACCGCGGTCGCCTCGGCGGCGGTCGGCGGCGACGACCACGAGGAGCAGCCCAGCCGCTTCCTGCACGAGCTGGCCGCCACGGATCCGCCCGCCGTGGGCGGCGGCGGCACGGTCCCGCCCGCCCCCGACCGGGGACCGCGCCCGAGCAACCCGGCCGACGGCGGCACGACCGGTGGGGACGAGGACCCGCAGGACGGGGCGCCCGGCGTCCTGCCGGTCACCCTGCCGCCGCGCGGGCTCACCCTGTCGGCGCTGGTGGCGGAACTGCGTACCGCGGTCACCGACCCGGCGGCGCCGGTCACCCGGCGGCGCGCCGCGGCGGCCGAGCTGGCCCGGCTGGCCGCCGCCGGGGTGCCCGGCGCGCACCCGGACGACTGGTGGGGGCTGCGCGGCCTGTCCGACGACCGGCCGCTGGTCGACGAGGGCGAGCCGGTGCGGGTCACGCCGTCGGCCATGGAGAGCGCCCTGCGGTGCAGCCTGCGCTGGCTGCTGGAACGGCACGGCGGCAGCGCCCCGGCCAGCGCGGCGCAGGGCGTCGGCAACCTGGTGCACGCCGCCGCCATGCTGGCCGAGGACGCCAGCGTCGACCGGACCGCCCTGCTGGAGTACGTGGCCGCCCGGTTCGACGCCATCGAGCTGGCCGCCCGCTGGATGGTCGGCCCGGAACGGGCCCGCGCCGAGGCCATGGTGGACAAGCTGCTGCGCTGGCTCGCCGGCAACCCGCGGCGGCTGCTCGCCATCGAGCACGAGTTCGCGGTGCGCCTCGACGACCCGCGCCGGCCCGTCGAGCTGACCGGCCGGGTCGACCGGCTGGAGGTCGACGCCGAGGGGCGGCTCGTCGTGATCGACCTGAAGACCGGCAAGTCCACGGCGGTCACCGAACGGGAGGTGGCCGAGCACCCGCAGCTCGGCGCCTACCAGGCGGCCGTGGAGGCGGGAGCCTTCGCCGAGTTCGGCGAGGAGTCCGGTGGCGCCGCGCTCGTGCAGCTCGGCACCGGCGCCAAGGAGGCCAAGGAGCAGGCCCAGGCCGCCGCCGGGGAGGGCCCCGAGGCCGGTTGGGCCACCGCGCTGGTCCGGCGCACCGCCGACACGATGGCCGCCGCCACCTTCGCCGCCGTCGCCAACTCCAAGTGCCGGGTCTGCCCGGTGCGCACGAGCTGCCCGGTCTCCGGGCAGGGCCGCCAGGTCGTCGAGCCGCCCACGGAGCACCCATGA
- a CDS encoding TIGR00730 family Rossman fold protein, whose amino-acid sequence MANVCVFCASSRTLDARWLDLATETGAELARRGHTLVSGGGCVGMMGAVADGARAAGGRTLGVIPQALVDLEVADLASDELLITDGMASRKTLMIDKSDAFVALPGGLGTLDELFEVWTTATLAMHAKPMVLVDADGFYLPLLDWLRTLADRHFLKPAGLDLLLVAETVPEALNLLDTRLT is encoded by the coding sequence ATGGCGAACGTCTGCGTGTTCTGCGCGTCCTCGCGCACCCTCGACGCCCGCTGGCTGGACCTGGCCACCGAGACCGGCGCGGAGCTGGCCCGGCGCGGGCACACGCTGGTCAGCGGCGGCGGGTGCGTGGGGATGATGGGCGCGGTGGCCGACGGGGCGCGCGCCGCCGGCGGCCGCACCCTGGGTGTCATTCCGCAGGCGCTGGTCGACCTCGAGGTCGCCGACCTGGCCTCCGACGAGCTGCTGATCACCGACGGGATGGCCAGCCGCAAGACCCTGATGATCGACAAGTCGGACGCGTTCGTCGCGCTGCCCGGCGGGCTCGGCACCCTGGACGAGCTGTTCGAGGTGTGGACCACCGCCACCCTGGCCATGCACGCCAAGCCGATGGTGCTGGTCGACGCCGACGGCTTCTACCTGCCGTTGCTCGACTGGCTGCGCACCCTGGCCGACCGCCACTTCCTCAAACCGGCCGGCCTGGACCTCCTCCTGGTGGCGGAAACGGTCCCGGAAGCCCTGAACCTCCTGGACACCCGCCTGACCTGA
- a CDS encoding TIGR00730 family Rossman fold protein yields MSQSNGRPPGRGPSGERHRGAVTLRNQAIPTSTADQRLLDSRGRGDWKTKDAWRALRILSEFVEGFDTLADLPPAVSVFGSARSKPESPECRLAEELGGALARAGYAVITGGGPGVMEAANRGAGEAGGLSVGLGIELPFEQGLNDWVDLAIDFRYFFARKTMFVKYAQAFVVLPGGFGTMDELFEALTLVQTGKVTRFPVVLMGVDYWRGLLDWLRDTMAADGKIGPNDLELICLTDDVNEAVRHIVEAEAVLSAEQEAVREDAVARVAADQRAAAEAAPEGPAEQG; encoded by the coding sequence ATGAGCCAGAGCAACGGGCGGCCACCCGGCCGCGGGCCGAGCGGGGAACGGCACCGAGGTGCTGTCACGCTGCGCAACCAGGCCATCCCGACCAGCACCGCCGACCAGCGGCTGCTCGACTCCCGGGGCCGGGGCGACTGGAAGACCAAGGACGCCTGGCGGGCGCTGCGCATCCTGTCCGAGTTCGTCGAGGGCTTCGACACCCTCGCCGACCTGCCGCCCGCGGTCAGCGTCTTCGGCTCGGCCCGGAGCAAGCCCGAGAGCCCCGAGTGCCGGCTCGCCGAGGAACTGGGCGGCGCGCTGGCCCGGGCCGGCTACGCCGTGATCACCGGCGGTGGGCCGGGTGTCATGGAGGCCGCCAACCGGGGCGCCGGCGAGGCGGGCGGGCTCTCCGTGGGGCTCGGCATCGAGCTGCCGTTCGAGCAGGGCCTCAACGACTGGGTCGACCTGGCCATCGACTTCCGCTACTTCTTCGCCCGCAAGACCATGTTCGTCAAGTACGCCCAGGCCTTCGTGGTGCTGCCCGGCGGCTTCGGCACCATGGACGAGCTCTTCGAGGCGCTCACCCTGGTGCAGACCGGCAAGGTGACCCGCTTCCCCGTGGTGCTCATGGGCGTCGACTACTGGCGGGGCCTGCTCGACTGGCTCCGGGACACGATGGCCGCCGACGGCAAGATCGGCCCCAACGACCTGGAACTCATCTGCCTCACCGACGACGTCAACGAGGCGGTCCGGCACATCGTGGAGGCCGAGGCCGTGCTCTCGGCCGAGCAGGAGGCCGTCCGCGAGGACGCGGTCGCCCGGGTCGCCGCTGACCAGCGGGCCGCCGCGGAGGCCGCCCCCGAGGGGCCGGCGGAGCAGGGCTGA
- the dapE gene encoding succinyl-diaminopimelate desuccinylase yields the protein MQNPLTPEVLADPVALTRALVDIESVSLNEKAIADCVEEVLRGVPHLTTYRHSNTVMARTDLGRPQRVVLAGHLDTVPLNDNFPSTMRGDLMYGCGTSDMKSGVAFALHLAVTLPDPRYDVTYFFYEAEEIESRYNGLTLVSQAHPEWLAADFALLLEPTYGIVEAGCQGTMRAIVTTHGERAHAARSWHGVNAIHGAGEVLRRLNTYEARRVTIEGCDYREGLNAVRITGGVAGNVIPDRCDIEINYRYAPDRDPAAAEAHLREVFAGFELTVTDAAAGAAPGLDNPPAQEFLAAVGAAPIGKLGWTDVARFAAMGMPALNFGPGDPNLAHHKDEHVELTKIRDGAATLHRWLASS from the coding sequence ATGCAGAACCCGTTGACCCCCGAGGTCTTGGCCGATCCGGTGGCGCTGACCCGCGCGCTGGTCGACATCGAGTCCGTGTCGCTCAACGAGAAGGCGATCGCCGACTGCGTCGAGGAGGTGCTGCGCGGCGTGCCGCACCTCACCACCTACCGGCACTCCAACACGGTGATGGCGCGCACCGACCTGGGCCGCCCGCAGCGGGTGGTGCTCGCCGGCCACCTGGACACCGTCCCGCTCAACGACAACTTCCCGTCGACCATGCGCGGCGACCTGATGTACGGCTGCGGCACCTCCGACATGAAGTCCGGCGTGGCCTTCGCGCTGCACCTGGCGGTGACCCTGCCCGACCCGCGCTACGACGTGACCTACTTCTTCTACGAGGCCGAGGAGATCGAGTCGAGGTACAACGGCCTCACGCTCGTCTCCCAGGCGCACCCGGAGTGGCTGGCGGCCGACTTCGCGCTGCTGCTGGAGCCCACCTACGGGATCGTGGAGGCGGGCTGCCAGGGCACCATGCGGGCGATCGTCACCACGCACGGCGAGCGGGCCCATGCGGCCCGGTCCTGGCACGGGGTGAACGCCATCCACGGCGCCGGCGAGGTGCTGCGCCGGCTCAACACGTACGAGGCGCGGCGGGTGACCATCGAGGGCTGCGACTACCGCGAGGGCCTGAACGCCGTCCGGATCACCGGCGGCGTGGCGGGCAACGTCATCCCGGACCGCTGCGACATCGAGATCAACTACCGGTACGCCCCGGACCGCGACCCGGCCGCGGCCGAGGCGCACCTGCGCGAGGTCTTCGCCGGCTTCGAGCTGACGGTCACCGACGCGGCGGCCGGCGCGGCGCCGGGGCTGGACAACCCGCCGGCGCAGGAGTTCCTGGCCGCGGTGGGCGCGGCCCCGATCGGCAAGCTGGGCTGGACGGACGTGGCCCGGTTCGCGGCCATGGGCATGCCGGCGCTGAACTTCGGCCCCGGCGACCCGAACCTGGCCCACCACAAGGACGAGCACGTCGAGCTGACCAAGATCCGCGATGGCGCGGCCACGCTGCACCGCTGGCTCGCCTCGTCCTGA
- the dapD gene encoding 2,3,4,5-tetrahydropyridine-2,6-dicarboxylate N-succinyltransferase, whose translation MTTAQSAWGIGLATITAEDQVLDTWYPTGKLGLGELPLVAGEDEADVLDLPPGAVGERVLPGLRTVQVVTVIGSLDDPIKDAADAYLRLHLLSHRLVRPNELNLDGIFGKLANVAWTSAGPCPPERVDELRVIERAAGRHLAVHGVDKFPRMTDYVVPAGVRIADADRVRLGAHLAAGTTVMHEGFVNFNAGTLGASMVEGRIVQGVVVGDGSDIGGGASIMGTLSGGGTEKVRIGERSLVGANAGVGITLGDDCVVEAGCYITAASKITLPDGRVVKARELSGVDGLLFWRNSVTGALEAKPRTGRGIELNAALHAND comes from the coding sequence GTGACGACCGCACAGTCTGCCTGGGGCATCGGCCTGGCCACGATCACCGCTGAAGACCAGGTGCTGGACACCTGGTACCCGACCGGCAAGCTGGGGCTCGGCGAGCTGCCACTGGTCGCCGGGGAGGACGAGGCCGACGTGCTCGACCTGCCGCCCGGCGCGGTCGGCGAGCGGGTGCTGCCCGGCCTGCGCACGGTCCAGGTGGTCACCGTCATCGGTTCACTGGACGACCCGATCAAGGACGCGGCCGACGCGTACCTGCGGTTGCACCTGCTCTCCCACCGCCTGGTGCGGCCCAACGAGCTGAACCTCGACGGCATCTTCGGCAAGCTGGCCAACGTGGCGTGGACCTCGGCCGGGCCGTGCCCGCCGGAGCGGGTCGACGAGCTGCGGGTCATCGAGCGGGCCGCCGGCCGCCACCTGGCCGTGCACGGGGTGGACAAGTTCCCCCGGATGACCGACTACGTGGTCCCGGCCGGCGTGCGCATCGCCGACGCGGACCGGGTCCGGCTCGGCGCCCACCTGGCCGCCGGCACCACCGTGATGCACGAGGGCTTCGTCAACTTCAACGCCGGCACGCTGGGCGCCTCGATGGTCGAGGGGCGGATCGTGCAGGGCGTGGTGGTCGGCGACGGCTCCGACATCGGCGGCGGCGCCTCGATCATGGGCACCCTCTCCGGCGGCGGCACCGAGAAGGTGCGCATCGGCGAGCGGAGCCTCGTCGGCGCGAACGCGGGCGTGGGCATCACCCTGGGCGACGACTGCGTGGTGGAGGCCGGCTGCTACATCACCGCCGCCTCGAAGATCACCCTGCCGGACGGCCGGGTGGTCAAGGCCCGCGAGCTCTCCGGGGTGGACGGCCTGCTGTTCTGGCGCAACTCGGTGACCGGCGCGCTGGAGGCGAAGCCGCGCACCGGCCGGGGCATCGAGCTGAACGCGGCGCTGCACGCCAACGACTGA
- a CDS encoding S8 family serine peptidase, giving the protein MLRNRRRIAGLGLTLGLALGAPVPATAAPSAAPDGAPARTAAPADGGPGTVTLITGDRVTVTAAGQAAVRPGAGRAGIGFLVGRERGHLTVLPQDALPLVRAGRVDRRLFDVTGLVAAGYDDARRDTLPLLVSYRPGSARRAAAPTAGTRVTRDLPAIGGAAVVATKADAGAVWAAVTAGRAGARVDAAGDVDRIWLDGRRRVTLDHSVPQIGAPTAWAAGFTGKGVSVAVLDTGVDLTHPDLAGRVADARNFSEAAESDDMVGHGTHVASIIAGSGAASGGKYRGVAPDATLFSGKVCENQGCTESAILAGMQWAAAEKHATVVNMSLSGADFPEVDPLEQAVETLTAQTGTLFVVAAGNDGADGSVGSPATADAALAVGAVDRDDALADFSSRGPRVDGGIKPDITAPGVEIVAARAANGAIGDPVGDKYVSLSGTSMATPHVAGSAALLAQQHPGWTAGRYKATLMASAKPHPDQTAFQQGAGRVDVAHAITEQVTSDPPSVSFGVAAWPHGDDQPMARTVTYRNGGSAPLTLDLATEVTGPDGRTAPAGMFTLGASRLTVPAGGTAQVTVTADTRLGGLDGYWTGRLLARAGGAVAVTPLAVNREVESYDLTVTHRDRAGKLTGDYFTTLIGLDTALYRDVYDPDGEARLRLPKGRYGLNSLIYVPGEEGWTEVSMLAQPELVVSGDQRLTIDARRAKPVRSTVPQRGAAPLLIDLSANWSTANFSYGFGLWTFSFDGLYSGPLGRNVSDSLFVAALASQWLEPTAPERSPYFYGLNELFPGRMPTGFVRHYRPADLATVTHKFAAGYPGPDNERIVFPESDYNIGGSAVVVPVPVPGKRVEHYSTTRTRWSSELDFGARGEDGWLEVQAVLASVPTRYRPGRTYREDWNSAPYGPSFPQPRWPEQGITRNGDTLVVDLPVHSDAAGHPGGSRNNTERTALYRNGKLLAEQATPGYGEFQVPPGVASYRLETSATRGFTDLSTEVSATWTFRSRHVPGDEWARLPAMAVRFAPPLAVDSSAPAGRTFTIPVTVQRQPGAPAASVAALTVDVSYDGGKTWRRAALHKQGAGWAATVRHPAGPGHVSLRATARDSAGNTVTERIIQAYRLR; this is encoded by the coding sequence TTGCTCCGAAATCGAAGAAGAATCGCCGGCCTCGGCCTCACCCTCGGGCTGGCGCTGGGCGCGCCCGTGCCGGCCACCGCCGCTCCCTCGGCCGCCCCGGACGGCGCCCCGGCCCGCACCGCGGCCCCCGCAGACGGCGGGCCGGGCACCGTCACCCTGATCACCGGCGACCGGGTCACCGTGACCGCCGCCGGGCAGGCCGCGGTCCGCCCCGGCGCCGGCCGCGCCGGGATCGGCTTCCTGGTCGGCCGGGAACGCGGGCACCTCACCGTGCTGCCGCAGGACGCGCTGCCCCTGGTCCGGGCCGGCCGGGTCGACCGGCGGCTGTTCGACGTCACGGGACTGGTCGCGGCCGGCTACGACGACGCCCGGCGGGACACGCTGCCGCTGCTCGTGTCGTACCGGCCGGGGTCGGCCCGACGGGCGGCGGCCCCGACGGCCGGCACCCGGGTGACCCGCGACCTGCCCGCGATCGGCGGCGCCGCAGTGGTCGCGACGAAGGCCGACGCCGGCGCGGTCTGGGCCGCGGTCACGGCCGGCCGGGCCGGTGCCCGGGTCGACGCGGCGGGGGATGTCGACCGGATCTGGCTGGACGGCCGGCGGCGGGTGACCCTCGACCACAGCGTGCCGCAGATCGGCGCGCCCACGGCCTGGGCCGCCGGCTTCACCGGCAAGGGGGTCAGCGTCGCGGTGCTCGACACCGGCGTCGACCTCACTCACCCCGACCTGGCCGGCCGGGTCGCCGACGCGCGCAACTTCAGCGAGGCGGCCGAGTCGGACGACATGGTCGGGCACGGCACCCACGTCGCGTCGATCATCGCGGGCAGCGGTGCCGCCTCCGGCGGGAAGTACCGCGGCGTGGCTCCCGACGCCACCCTGTTCTCCGGCAAGGTCTGCGAGAACCAGGGCTGCACCGAGTCGGCGATCCTCGCCGGCATGCAGTGGGCCGCGGCCGAGAAGCACGCCACCGTGGTCAACATGAGCCTCAGTGGCGCCGACTTCCCCGAGGTCGACCCGCTGGAGCAGGCCGTCGAGACGCTGACCGCCCAGACCGGCACGCTCTTCGTGGTGGCCGCCGGCAACGACGGCGCCGACGGCTCGGTCGGCTCGCCGGCCACCGCCGACGCCGCGCTGGCGGTCGGCGCGGTCGACCGGGACGACGCGCTGGCCGACTTCTCCAGCCGGGGGCCGCGGGTCGACGGCGGGATCAAGCCCGACATCACCGCGCCGGGCGTCGAGATCGTGGCCGCCCGGGCCGCCAACGGCGCCATCGGCGACCCGGTGGGGGACAAGTACGTCTCCCTCTCCGGCACCTCGATGGCCACGCCGCACGTGGCCGGTTCGGCGGCGCTGCTCGCCCAGCAGCACCCCGGCTGGACCGCGGGGCGGTACAAGGCCACCCTCATGGCCTCGGCGAAGCCGCACCCCGACCAGACGGCGTTCCAGCAGGGCGCCGGCCGGGTCGACGTGGCCCACGCGATCACCGAGCAGGTGACCAGCGACCCGCCCAGCGTCTCGTTCGGGGTGGCGGCCTGGCCGCACGGCGACGACCAGCCGATGGCCCGCACGGTCACCTACCGCAACGGCGGCAGCGCTCCGCTCACCCTCGACCTCGCCACCGAGGTCACCGGCCCCGACGGGCGCACCGCCCCGGCCGGCATGTTCACCCTCGGCGCGTCCCGGCTCACCGTGCCGGCCGGCGGGACGGCCCAGGTCACCGTCACGGCCGACACCAGGCTCGGCGGCCTCGACGGCTACTGGACGGGCCGGCTGCTCGCCCGTGCCGGCGGCGCGGTCGCGGTGACCCCGCTCGCGGTCAACCGTGAGGTGGAGAGCTACGACCTGACCGTCACGCACCGGGACCGGGCCGGCAAGCTCACGGGCGACTACTTCACCACCCTGATCGGCCTGGACACCGCCCTGTACCGGGACGTGTACGACCCCGACGGCGAGGCGCGGCTGCGCCTCCCGAAGGGCCGGTACGGCCTGAACAGCCTGATCTACGTGCCGGGGGAGGAGGGCTGGACCGAGGTGTCCATGCTCGCCCAGCCGGAGCTGGTGGTGAGCGGTGACCAGCGGCTCACGATCGACGCCCGGCGGGCGAAGCCGGTGCGGTCGACCGTGCCGCAGCGCGGCGCGGCCCCGCTCCTGATCGACTTGTCGGCGAACTGGTCCACCGCGAACTTCTCCTACGGGTTCGGGCTCTGGACGTTCAGCTTCGACGGCCTCTACAGCGGCCCGCTCGGGCGCAACGTCTCCGACTCGCTCTTCGTCGCCGCCCTGGCCAGCCAGTGGCTCGAACCGACGGCGCCGGAGCGCAGCCCGTACTTCTACGGTCTCAACGAGCTTTTCCCGGGCCGGATGCCGACCGGGTTCGTCCGGCACTACCGGCCGGCCGACCTGGCCACCGTGACGCACAAGTTCGCGGCCGGCTACCCGGGGCCGGACAACGAGCGGATCGTCTTCCCCGAGTCCGACTACAACATCGGCGGCTCGGCGGTCGTCGTCCCCGTCCCGGTGCCCGGCAAGCGGGTCGAGCACTACAGCACGACCCGTACCCGGTGGAGTTCCGAGCTGGACTTCGGCGCGCGCGGCGAGGACGGCTGGCTGGAGGTGCAGGCGGTGCTGGCGTCGGTGCCCACCCGGTACCGCCCCGGCCGGACCTACCGGGAGGACTGGAACAGCGCGCCGTACGGGCCGTCGTTCCCGCAGCCGCGGTGGCCGGAGCAGGGCATCACGCGCAACGGCGACACCCTCGTCGTCGACCTGCCGGTGCACAGCGACGCCGCCGGCCACCCCGGCGGCTCGCGCAACAACACCGAACGGACCGCCCTCTACCGCAACGGGAAGCTGCTCGCCGAGCAGGCCACCCCGGGGTACGGCGAGTTCCAGGTGCCGCCGGGCGTGGCGAGCTACCGGCTGGAGACCTCCGCCACGCGCGGCTTCACCGACCTGAGCACCGAGGTCTCGGCCACCTGGACGTTCCGCTCCAGGCACGTCCCGGGTGACGAGTGGGCGCGGCTGCCCGCCATGGCGGTCCGCTTCGCCCCGCCGCTGGCCGTGGACAGCAGCGCACCGGCCGGCCGGACCTTCACCATTCCGGTGACGGTGCAGCGGCAGCCCGGCGCGCCGGCGGCCTCCGTCGCGGCGCTGACCGTCGACGTCTCGTACGACGGCGGCAAGACCTGGCGCAGGGCGGCCCTGCACAAGCAGGGCGCGGGCTGGGCGGCCACCGTCCGGCACCCGGCCGGCCCCGGTCACGTCTCGCTGCGGGCCACCGCCCGGGACAGCGCCGGCAACACGGTCACCGAGCGGATCATCCAGGCGTACCGCCTGCGGTGA
- a CDS encoding sugar O-acetyltransferase → MTAMKDRMLAGELYIADDPEIIADLDRAARLSERFNRSSADDPDGRLAALRELLGSVGEDAWVRPPLYCDYGYQTHIGPRTFVNFNAVFLDVARITIGADVQIGPNVQLLTATHPVEPAARRAKWEAAQPITIGDNVWLGGGVIVLAGVTIGENTVVGAGAVVTRDLPPNVVAVGNPARPVRTLEDAD, encoded by the coding sequence GTGACCGCCATGAAGGACCGCATGCTCGCCGGTGAGTTGTACATCGCCGACGATCCGGAGATCATCGCCGACCTGGACCGGGCCGCCCGGCTCAGCGAGCGCTTCAACCGCAGCTCGGCCGACGACCCCGACGGACGACTCGCCGCCCTCCGCGAGCTGCTCGGCTCGGTCGGCGAGGACGCCTGGGTGCGGCCACCGCTCTACTGCGACTACGGCTACCAGACCCACATCGGGCCGCGCACCTTCGTCAACTTCAACGCGGTCTTCCTCGACGTCGCCCGGATCACCATCGGCGCGGACGTCCAGATCGGACCGAACGTACAGCTCCTCACCGCCACCCACCCGGTCGAGCCGGCGGCCCGGCGGGCCAAGTGGGAGGCGGCCCAGCCGATCACCATCGGCGACAACGTCTGGCTCGGTGGCGGCGTGATCGTGCTGGCCGGGGTGACCATCGGGGAGAACACCGTGGTCGGCGCGGGCGCGGTCGTGACCAGGGACCTACCCCCCAATGTGGTGGCCGTGGGTAACCCCGCGCGCCCGGTCCGGACCCTCGAAGACGCCGACTGA